The Mycolicibacterium flavescens genome has a segment encoding these proteins:
- a CDS encoding putative lipoprotein LprB, translating to MHGVTHSTRVTRCLALAAAVVIPLSACSDSEPAGPQVPEDTTAPTENVSHGPFFPQCGGISDQEVIKQTRIPGLINTAKTSVGCQWLAGGSILGPHFSFTWFRGSPIGRERKTMELSRTAVEDISIEGHDGFIGYSEDPINGVNLCEIGIQFDDDFIEWSVSYGAKPFPDPCEVAKELTRQSIVNSE from the coding sequence GTGCATGGCGTGACTCACAGCACGCGCGTGACCCGCTGCCTGGCCCTCGCGGCCGCCGTGGTCATTCCGCTGTCCGCATGCTCGGATTCCGAACCCGCAGGCCCGCAAGTGCCCGAGGACACCACAGCTCCCACGGAGAACGTCTCGCACGGCCCGTTCTTCCCCCAATGCGGCGGCATCAGCGACCAGGAGGTCATCAAGCAGACCCGGATTCCCGGGCTGATCAACACCGCGAAAACCTCCGTCGGATGTCAGTGGCTGGCCGGTGGCAGCATCCTGGGTCCGCACTTCTCGTTCACCTGGTTCCGCGGCAGCCCGATCGGGCGTGAACGCAAGACCATGGAACTGTCGCGCACCGCGGTCGAAGACATCAGCATCGAAGGCCACGACGGGTTCATCGGGTACAGCGAGGACCCGATCAACGGCGTCAACCTCTGCGAGATCGGCATCCAGTTCGACGACGACTTCATCGAGTGGTCGGTCAGCTACGGCGCGAAGCCGTTCCCGGATCCGTGCGAGGTGGCCAAGGAACTGACCCGCCAATCGATTGTGAACTCCGAATGA
- a CDS encoding putative lipoprotein LprC gives MRTASARRLIAGMVAVLASLSVLTGCTQTVEGTAAKSGTGGGPRNEDSERQYPNLLKECEVLTEDILAETVGADPLDIQSTFVGAVCRWQAANPGGLIDITRFWFEQGDLDHEREVAQRLDYRIEDRRVAGIQSIVMRPNDPNGACGVASDAAGVVGWWINPQSPGMDACGMAIKLMELTLATRA, from the coding sequence ATGAGAACCGCGTCCGCTCGTCGGCTGATCGCGGGCATGGTCGCCGTGCTCGCTTCGTTGTCCGTGCTCACCGGTTGCACCCAGACGGTCGAAGGCACGGCGGCCAAATCGGGGACGGGCGGCGGACCGCGCAACGAAGACTCCGAGCGCCAGTACCCGAACCTGCTCAAGGAGTGCGAGGTGCTGACCGAAGACATCCTCGCCGAGACCGTCGGCGCCGACCCCCTCGACATCCAGAGCACGTTCGTCGGTGCGGTGTGCCGCTGGCAGGCGGCCAACCCGGGTGGCCTCATCGACATCACCAGATTCTGGTTCGAACAGGGCGATCTGGACCACGAGCGCGAGGTGGCCCAGCGACTGGACTATCGGATCGAAGACCGCAGGGTCGCTGGGATCCAGTCCATCGTGATGCGGCCGAACGATCCGAACGGGGCGTGCGGTGTGGCCAGCGACGCGGCCGGGGTGGTCGGTTGGTGGATCAACCCGCAGTCGCCGGGGATGGACGCCTGCGGAATGGC